In a genomic window of Microcebus murinus isolate Inina chromosome 17, M.murinus_Inina_mat1.0, whole genome shotgun sequence:
- the MBD1 gene encoding methyl-CpG-binding domain protein 1 isoform X7 has protein sequence MAEDWLDCPALGPGWKRREVFRKSGATCGRSDTYYQSPTGDRIRSKVELTRYLGPTCDLTLFDFKQGILSYPVPKAQSVAAVPSKKRKKPSKPAKTKKHQVGPQKNEVRKEAPREETKADTDTAPAPAPAPASFPAPGCCENCGISFSGDGTRRQRLKTLCKDCRAQRIAFNREQRMFKRVGCGECAACQVTEDCGACSTCLLQLPHDVASGLFCKCERRRCLRIVERSRGCGVCRGCQTQEDCGRCRICLRPPRPGLRRQWKCVQRRCLRGKLGRHRGRCDAKKAARRQSRAQPLPPPPPSQPPEPTELHPRALAPSPPAEFIYYCVEEDELQPYTNRRQNRKCGACAACLRRMDCGRCDFCCDKPKFGGSNQKRQKCRWRQCLQFAMKRLLPSVWSESEDGAGSPPPYRRRKRTSSARRPHLGPTLKHPLATRTTKSGRAQALMKQEAGGGFVLPPPGTDLVFLREGASSPVQVPGPATASTEALLQVKQEKADAQEEWTPGTATLTSSVLVPGCPNKAVDPGLPPVKQEPPDPEEDKAEENKDDSASKSAPEEEAGGAGTPVITEIFSLGGTRFRDTAVWLPSLQGRQSGREDGYKVWETEDTAQPTSTSWSPRGWPGTYVSLSPPPASMMWVSCRRYWCPSSQLNMHLPRN, from the exons ATGGCTGAGGACTGGCTGgactgcccagccctgggccctggctggAAGCGCCGTGAGGTCTTTCGCAAGTCAGGGGCCACCTGCGGGCGCTCAGACACCTATTACCAGAG CCCTACAGGAGACAGGATCCGAAGCAAAGTTGAGCTGACCCGATACCTGGGCCCTACATGTGATCTCACTCTCTTCGACTTCAAACAAGGCATCTTGAGCTATCCAGTCCCCAAG GCCCAGTCTGTGGCCGCCGTCCCCAGCAAAAAGCGAAAGAAACCTTCAAAGCCAGCCAAGACTAAAAAACATCAGGTTGGACCCCAGAAGAATGAGGTCAGGAAGGAGGCCCCAAGGGAGGAGACCAAGGCTGACACTGAcacagctccagccccagccccagccccagcttcaTTCCCTGCACCTGG GTGCTGTGAGAACTGTGGAATCAGCTTCTCAGGCGATGGTACCAGAAGGCAACGGCTCAAGACATTGTGTAAGGACTGCCGAG CACAGAGAATTGCTTTCAACCGGGAGCAGAGGATGTTTAAG CGTGTGGGCTGCGGGGAGTGTGCAGCATGCCAGGTAACTGAAGACTGTGGGGCCTGCTCCACCTGCCTCTTGCAGCTGCCGCATGATGTAGCCTCAGGGCTATTCTGCAAGTGTGAGCGGAGACGTTGTCTCCGGATCGTGGAAAGG agccgaGGGTGTGGAGTATGCCGGGGCTGTCAGACCCAAGAGGACTGTGGCCGTTGCCGTATCTGCCTACGCCCTCCCCGCCCTGGGCTCAGGCGTCAGTGGAAGTGTGTCCAGCGACGCTGCCTACGG GGTAAACTTGGCCGCCACAGGGGACGCTGTGACGCCAAGAAGGCTGCCCGGCGGCAATCCCGAGCCCAGCcactccctccacctcccccatcACAACCCCCAGAGCCCACAGAGCTG CATCCCAGAGCCCTGGCCCCCTCGCCACCTGCCGAGTTCATCTATTACTGTGTAGAGGAGGACGAGCTA cagccctACACGAACCGCCGGCAGAACCGCAAGTGCGGGGCCTGTGCAGCCTGCCTACGGCGGATGGACTGTGGCCGCTGCGACTTCTGCTGCGACAAGCCCAAATTCGGGGGCAGCAACCAGAAGCGCCAGAAGTGTCGTTGGCGCCAATGCCTGCAGTTTGCCAtg AAGCGGCTGCTACCAAGTGTCTGGTCAGAGTCTGAAGATGGGGCAGGATCGCCCCCACCCTACCGTCGTCGAAAGAGGACCAGCTCTGCTCGAAGGCCCCACCTGGGCCCCACTCTGAAGCACCCCTTGGCAACACGCACAACTAAATCAGGCCGTGCCCAGGCTTTAATGAAACAGGAAGCAGGTGGTGGCTTTGTGCTGCCTCCGCCTGGCACTGACCTTGTGTTTTTACGGGAGGGTGCAAGCAGTCCCGTGCAGGTGCCAGGTCCTGCCACAGCTTCCACAGAGGCCCTGTTGCAG GTGAAGCAAGAGAAGGCGGATGCCCAGGAAGAGTGGACACCGGGCACAGCCACCCTGACTTCTTCTGTATTGGTGCCTGGCTGCCCTAACAAG GCAGTAGACCCAGGCCTGCCACCTGTGAAGCAAGAACCACCTGACCCTGAGGAGGACAAGGCAGAGGAGAACAAGGATGACTCTGCCTCCAAATCAGccccagaggaggaggcaggaggggctggcacACCTGTG ATCACGGAGATTTTCAGCCTGGGTGGAACCCGCTTCCGGGACACAGCAGTCTGGTTGCCAAG TCTGCAGGGCAGGCAGTCGGGAAGGGAAGACGGATATAAAGTGTGGGAGACCGAGGACACAGCACAGCCCACAAGCACAAGCTGGAGCCCACGAGGATGGCCTGGAACCTATGTCAGTCTCTCACCACCTCCAGCTTCGATGATGTGGGTGTCCTGCAGAAGATACTGGTGCCCTTCCTCACAGTTAAATATGCATCTGCCCAGGAATTAG
- the MBD1 gene encoding methyl-CpG-binding domain protein 1 isoform X18 produces the protein MAEDWLDCPALGPGWKRREVFRKSGATCGRSDTYYQSPTGDRIRSKVELTRYLGPTCDLTLFDFKQGILSYPVPKAQSVAAVPSKKRKKPSKPAKTKKHQVGPQKNEVRKEAPREETKADTDTAPAPAPAPASFPAPGCCENCGISFSGDGTRRQRLKTLCKDCRAQRIAFNREQRMFKRVGCGECAACQVTEDCGACSTCLLQLPHDVASGLFCKCERRRCLRIVERSRGCGVCRGCQTQEDCGRCRICLRPPRPGLRRQWKCVQRRCLRGKLGRHRGRCDAKKAARRQSRAQPLPPPPPSQPPEPTELHPRALAPSPPAEFIYYCVEEDELKRLLPSVWSESEDGAGSPPPYRRRKRTSSARRPHLGPTLKHPLATRTTKSGRAQALMKQEAGGGFVLPPPGTDLVFLREGASSPVQVPGPATASTEALLQVKQEKADAQEEWTPGTATLTSSVLVPGCPNKAVDPGLPPVKQEPPDPEEDKAEENKDDSASKSAPEEEAGGAGTPVITEIFSLGGTRFRDTAVWLPSLQGRQSGREDGYKVWETEDTAQPTSTSWSPRGWPGTYVSLSPPPASMMWVSCRRYWCPSSQLNMHLPRN, from the exons ATGGCTGAGGACTGGCTGgactgcccagccctgggccctggctggAAGCGCCGTGAGGTCTTTCGCAAGTCAGGGGCCACCTGCGGGCGCTCAGACACCTATTACCAGAG CCCTACAGGAGACAGGATCCGAAGCAAAGTTGAGCTGACCCGATACCTGGGCCCTACATGTGATCTCACTCTCTTCGACTTCAAACAAGGCATCTTGAGCTATCCAGTCCCCAAG GCCCAGTCTGTGGCCGCCGTCCCCAGCAAAAAGCGAAAGAAACCTTCAAAGCCAGCCAAGACTAAAAAACATCAGGTTGGACCCCAGAAGAATGAGGTCAGGAAGGAGGCCCCAAGGGAGGAGACCAAGGCTGACACTGAcacagctccagccccagccccagccccagcttcaTTCCCTGCACCTGG GTGCTGTGAGAACTGTGGAATCAGCTTCTCAGGCGATGGTACCAGAAGGCAACGGCTCAAGACATTGTGTAAGGACTGCCGAG CACAGAGAATTGCTTTCAACCGGGAGCAGAGGATGTTTAAG CGTGTGGGCTGCGGGGAGTGTGCAGCATGCCAGGTAACTGAAGACTGTGGGGCCTGCTCCACCTGCCTCTTGCAGCTGCCGCATGATGTAGCCTCAGGGCTATTCTGCAAGTGTGAGCGGAGACGTTGTCTCCGGATCGTGGAAAGG agccgaGGGTGTGGAGTATGCCGGGGCTGTCAGACCCAAGAGGACTGTGGCCGTTGCCGTATCTGCCTACGCCCTCCCCGCCCTGGGCTCAGGCGTCAGTGGAAGTGTGTCCAGCGACGCTGCCTACGG GGTAAACTTGGCCGCCACAGGGGACGCTGTGACGCCAAGAAGGCTGCCCGGCGGCAATCCCGAGCCCAGCcactccctccacctcccccatcACAACCCCCAGAGCCCACAGAGCTG CATCCCAGAGCCCTGGCCCCCTCGCCACCTGCCGAGTTCATCTATTACTGTGTAGAGGAGGACGAGCTA AAGCGGCTGCTACCAAGTGTCTGGTCAGAGTCTGAAGATGGGGCAGGATCGCCCCCACCCTACCGTCGTCGAAAGAGGACCAGCTCTGCTCGAAGGCCCCACCTGGGCCCCACTCTGAAGCACCCCTTGGCAACACGCACAACTAAATCAGGCCGTGCCCAGGCTTTAATGAAACAGGAAGCAGGTGGTGGCTTTGTGCTGCCTCCGCCTGGCACTGACCTTGTGTTTTTACGGGAGGGTGCAAGCAGTCCCGTGCAGGTGCCAGGTCCTGCCACAGCTTCCACAGAGGCCCTGTTGCAG GTGAAGCAAGAGAAGGCGGATGCCCAGGAAGAGTGGACACCGGGCACAGCCACCCTGACTTCTTCTGTATTGGTGCCTGGCTGCCCTAACAAG GCAGTAGACCCAGGCCTGCCACCTGTGAAGCAAGAACCACCTGACCCTGAGGAGGACAAGGCAGAGGAGAACAAGGATGACTCTGCCTCCAAATCAGccccagaggaggaggcaggaggggctggcacACCTGTG ATCACGGAGATTTTCAGCCTGGGTGGAACCCGCTTCCGGGACACAGCAGTCTGGTTGCCAAG TCTGCAGGGCAGGCAGTCGGGAAGGGAAGACGGATATAAAGTGTGGGAGACCGAGGACACAGCACAGCCCACAAGCACAAGCTGGAGCCCACGAGGATGGCCTGGAACCTATGTCAGTCTCTCACCACCTCCAGCTTCGATGATGTGGGTGTCCTGCAGAAGATACTGGTGCCCTTCCTCACAGTTAAATATGCATCTGCCCAGGAATTAG
- the MBD1 gene encoding methyl-CpG-binding domain protein 1 isoform X17, which yields MAEDWLDCPALGPGWKRREVFRKSGATCGRSDTYYQSPTGDRIRSKVELTRYLGPTCDLTLFDFKQGILSYPVPKAQSVAAVPSKKRKKPSKPAKTKKHQVGPQKNEVRKEAPREETKADTDTAPAPAPAPASFPAPGCCENCGISFSGDGTRRQRLKTLCKDCRAQRIAFNREQRMFKRVGCGECAACQVTEDCGACSTCLLQLPHDVASGLFCKCERRRCLRIVERSRGCGVCRGCQTQEDCGRCRICLRPPRPGLRRQWKCVQRRCLRGKLGRHRGRCDAKKAARRQSRAQPLPPPPPSQPPEPTELHPRALAPSPPAEFIYYCVEEDELQPYTNRRQNRKCGACAACLRRMDCGRCDFCCDKPKFGGSNQKRQKCRWRQCLQFAMKRLLPSVWSESEDGAGSPPPYRRRKRTSSARRPHLGPTLKHPLATRTTKSGRAQALMKQEAGGGFVLPPPGTDLVFLREGASSPVQVPGPATASTEALLQEAQCSGLSWVVALPQVKQEKADAQEEWTPGTATLTSSVLVPGCPNKAVDPGLPPVKQEPPDPEEDKAEENKDDSASKSAPEEEAGGAGTPVITEIFSLGGTRFRDTAVWLPRSKDLKKPGARKQ from the exons ATGGCTGAGGACTGGCTGgactgcccagccctgggccctggctggAAGCGCCGTGAGGTCTTTCGCAAGTCAGGGGCCACCTGCGGGCGCTCAGACACCTATTACCAGAG CCCTACAGGAGACAGGATCCGAAGCAAAGTTGAGCTGACCCGATACCTGGGCCCTACATGTGATCTCACTCTCTTCGACTTCAAACAAGGCATCTTGAGCTATCCAGTCCCCAAG GCCCAGTCTGTGGCCGCCGTCCCCAGCAAAAAGCGAAAGAAACCTTCAAAGCCAGCCAAGACTAAAAAACATCAGGTTGGACCCCAGAAGAATGAGGTCAGGAAGGAGGCCCCAAGGGAGGAGACCAAGGCTGACACTGAcacagctccagccccagccccagccccagcttcaTTCCCTGCACCTGG GTGCTGTGAGAACTGTGGAATCAGCTTCTCAGGCGATGGTACCAGAAGGCAACGGCTCAAGACATTGTGTAAGGACTGCCGAG CACAGAGAATTGCTTTCAACCGGGAGCAGAGGATGTTTAAG CGTGTGGGCTGCGGGGAGTGTGCAGCATGCCAGGTAACTGAAGACTGTGGGGCCTGCTCCACCTGCCTCTTGCAGCTGCCGCATGATGTAGCCTCAGGGCTATTCTGCAAGTGTGAGCGGAGACGTTGTCTCCGGATCGTGGAAAGG agccgaGGGTGTGGAGTATGCCGGGGCTGTCAGACCCAAGAGGACTGTGGCCGTTGCCGTATCTGCCTACGCCCTCCCCGCCCTGGGCTCAGGCGTCAGTGGAAGTGTGTCCAGCGACGCTGCCTACGG GGTAAACTTGGCCGCCACAGGGGACGCTGTGACGCCAAGAAGGCTGCCCGGCGGCAATCCCGAGCCCAGCcactccctccacctcccccatcACAACCCCCAGAGCCCACAGAGCTG CATCCCAGAGCCCTGGCCCCCTCGCCACCTGCCGAGTTCATCTATTACTGTGTAGAGGAGGACGAGCTA cagccctACACGAACCGCCGGCAGAACCGCAAGTGCGGGGCCTGTGCAGCCTGCCTACGGCGGATGGACTGTGGCCGCTGCGACTTCTGCTGCGACAAGCCCAAATTCGGGGGCAGCAACCAGAAGCGCCAGAAGTGTCGTTGGCGCCAATGCCTGCAGTTTGCCAtg AAGCGGCTGCTACCAAGTGTCTGGTCAGAGTCTGAAGATGGGGCAGGATCGCCCCCACCCTACCGTCGTCGAAAGAGGACCAGCTCTGCTCGAAGGCCCCACCTGGGCCCCACTCTGAAGCACCCCTTGGCAACACGCACAACTAAATCAGGCCGTGCCCAGGCTTTAATGAAACAGGAAGCAGGTGGTGGCTTTGTGCTGCCTCCGCCTGGCACTGACCTTGTGTTTTTACGGGAGGGTGCAAGCAGTCCCGTGCAGGTGCCAGGTCCTGCCACAGCTTCCACAGAGGCCCTGTTGCAG GAGGCCCAGTGCTCTGGCCTGAGTTGGGTTGTGGCCTTACCCCAGGTGAAGCAAGAGAAGGCGGATGCCCAGGAAGAGTGGACACCGGGCACAGCCACCCTGACTTCTTCTGTATTGGTGCCTGGCTGCCCTAACAAG GCAGTAGACCCAGGCCTGCCACCTGTGAAGCAAGAACCACCTGACCCTGAGGAGGACAAGGCAGAGGAGAACAAGGATGACTCTGCCTCCAAATCAGccccagaggaggaggcaggaggggctggcacACCTGTG ATCACGGAGATTTTCAGCCTGGGTGGAACCCGCTTCCGGGACACAGCAGTCTGGTTGCCAAG GTCCAAGGACCTTAAAAAACCTGGAGCTAGAAAGCAGTAG
- the MBD1 gene encoding methyl-CpG-binding domain protein 1 isoform X4, translating to MAEDWLDCPALGPGWKRREVFRKSGATCGRSDTYYQSPTGDRIRSKVELTRYLGPTCDLTLFDFKQGILSYPVPKAQSVAAVPSKKRKKPSKPAKTKKHQVGPQKNEVRKEAPREETKADTDTAPAPAPAPASFPAPGCCENCGISFSGDGTRRQRLKTLCKDCRAQRIAFNREQRMFKRVGCGECAACQVTEDCGACSTCLLQLPHDVASGLFCKCERRRCLRIVERSRGCGVCRGCQTQEDCGRCRICLRPPRPGLRRQWKCVQRRCLRGKLGRHRGRCDAKKAARRQSRAQPLPPPPPSQPPEPTELHPRALAPSPPAEFIYYCVEEDELQPYTNRRQNRKCGACAACLRRMDCGRCDFCCDKPKFGGSNQKRQKCRWRQCLQFAMKRLLPSVWSESEDGAGSPPPYRRRKRTSSARRPHLGPTLKHPLATRTTKSGRAQALMKQEAGGGFVLPPPGTDLVFLREGASSPVQVPGPATASTEALLQEAQCSGLSWVVALPQVKQEKADAQEEWTPGTATLTSSVLVPGCPNKAVDPGLPPVKQEPPDPEEDKAEENKDDSASKSAPEEEAGGAGTPVITEIFSLGGTRFRDTAVWLPSLQGRQSGREDGYKVWETEDTAQPTSTSWSPRGWPGTYVSLSPPPASMMWVSCRRYWCPSSQLNMHLPRN from the exons ATGGCTGAGGACTGGCTGgactgcccagccctgggccctggctggAAGCGCCGTGAGGTCTTTCGCAAGTCAGGGGCCACCTGCGGGCGCTCAGACACCTATTACCAGAG CCCTACAGGAGACAGGATCCGAAGCAAAGTTGAGCTGACCCGATACCTGGGCCCTACATGTGATCTCACTCTCTTCGACTTCAAACAAGGCATCTTGAGCTATCCAGTCCCCAAG GCCCAGTCTGTGGCCGCCGTCCCCAGCAAAAAGCGAAAGAAACCTTCAAAGCCAGCCAAGACTAAAAAACATCAGGTTGGACCCCAGAAGAATGAGGTCAGGAAGGAGGCCCCAAGGGAGGAGACCAAGGCTGACACTGAcacagctccagccccagccccagccccagcttcaTTCCCTGCACCTGG GTGCTGTGAGAACTGTGGAATCAGCTTCTCAGGCGATGGTACCAGAAGGCAACGGCTCAAGACATTGTGTAAGGACTGCCGAG CACAGAGAATTGCTTTCAACCGGGAGCAGAGGATGTTTAAG CGTGTGGGCTGCGGGGAGTGTGCAGCATGCCAGGTAACTGAAGACTGTGGGGCCTGCTCCACCTGCCTCTTGCAGCTGCCGCATGATGTAGCCTCAGGGCTATTCTGCAAGTGTGAGCGGAGACGTTGTCTCCGGATCGTGGAAAGG agccgaGGGTGTGGAGTATGCCGGGGCTGTCAGACCCAAGAGGACTGTGGCCGTTGCCGTATCTGCCTACGCCCTCCCCGCCCTGGGCTCAGGCGTCAGTGGAAGTGTGTCCAGCGACGCTGCCTACGG GGTAAACTTGGCCGCCACAGGGGACGCTGTGACGCCAAGAAGGCTGCCCGGCGGCAATCCCGAGCCCAGCcactccctccacctcccccatcACAACCCCCAGAGCCCACAGAGCTG CATCCCAGAGCCCTGGCCCCCTCGCCACCTGCCGAGTTCATCTATTACTGTGTAGAGGAGGACGAGCTA cagccctACACGAACCGCCGGCAGAACCGCAAGTGCGGGGCCTGTGCAGCCTGCCTACGGCGGATGGACTGTGGCCGCTGCGACTTCTGCTGCGACAAGCCCAAATTCGGGGGCAGCAACCAGAAGCGCCAGAAGTGTCGTTGGCGCCAATGCCTGCAGTTTGCCAtg AAGCGGCTGCTACCAAGTGTCTGGTCAGAGTCTGAAGATGGGGCAGGATCGCCCCCACCCTACCGTCGTCGAAAGAGGACCAGCTCTGCTCGAAGGCCCCACCTGGGCCCCACTCTGAAGCACCCCTTGGCAACACGCACAACTAAATCAGGCCGTGCCCAGGCTTTAATGAAACAGGAAGCAGGTGGTGGCTTTGTGCTGCCTCCGCCTGGCACTGACCTTGTGTTTTTACGGGAGGGTGCAAGCAGTCCCGTGCAGGTGCCAGGTCCTGCCACAGCTTCCACAGAGGCCCTGTTGCAG GAGGCCCAGTGCTCTGGCCTGAGTTGGGTTGTGGCCTTACCCCAGGTGAAGCAAGAGAAGGCGGATGCCCAGGAAGAGTGGACACCGGGCACAGCCACCCTGACTTCTTCTGTATTGGTGCCTGGCTGCCCTAACAAG GCAGTAGACCCAGGCCTGCCACCTGTGAAGCAAGAACCACCTGACCCTGAGGAGGACAAGGCAGAGGAGAACAAGGATGACTCTGCCTCCAAATCAGccccagaggaggaggcaggaggggctggcacACCTGTG ATCACGGAGATTTTCAGCCTGGGTGGAACCCGCTTCCGGGACACAGCAGTCTGGTTGCCAAG TCTGCAGGGCAGGCAGTCGGGAAGGGAAGACGGATATAAAGTGTGGGAGACCGAGGACACAGCACAGCCCACAAGCACAAGCTGGAGCCCACGAGGATGGCCTGGAACCTATGTCAGTCTCTCACCACCTCCAGCTTCGATGATGTGGGTGTCCTGCAGAAGATACTGGTGCCCTTCCTCACAGTTAAATATGCATCTGCCCAGGAATTAG
- the MBD1 gene encoding methyl-CpG-binding domain protein 1 isoform X25: MAEDWLDCPALGPGWKRREVFRKSGATCGRSDTYYQSPTGDRIRSKVELTRYLGPTCDLTLFDFKQGILSYPVPKAQSVAAVPSKKRKKPSKPAKTKKHQVGPQKNEVRKEAPREETKADTDTAPAPAPAPASFPAPGCCENCGISFSGDGTRRQRLKTLCKDCRAQRIAFNREQRMFKRVGCGECAACQVTEDCGACSTCLLQLPHDVASGLFCKCERRRCLRIVERSRGCGVCRGCQTQEDCGRCRICLRPPRPGLRRQWKCVQRRCLRGKLGRHRGRCDAKKAARRQSRAQPLPPPPPSQPPEPTELHPRALAPSPPAEFIYYCVEEDELKRLLPSVWSESEDGAGSPPPYRRRKRTSSARRPHLGPTLKHPLATRTTKSGRAQALMKQEAGGGFVLPPPGTDLVFLREGASSPVQVPGPATASTEALLQVKQEKADAQEEWTPGTATLTSSVLVPGCPNKAVDPGLPPVKQEPPDPEEDKAEENKDDSASKSAPEEEAGGAGTPVITEIFSLGGTRFRDTAVWLPRSKDLKKPGARKQ; the protein is encoded by the exons ATGGCTGAGGACTGGCTGgactgcccagccctgggccctggctggAAGCGCCGTGAGGTCTTTCGCAAGTCAGGGGCCACCTGCGGGCGCTCAGACACCTATTACCAGAG CCCTACAGGAGACAGGATCCGAAGCAAAGTTGAGCTGACCCGATACCTGGGCCCTACATGTGATCTCACTCTCTTCGACTTCAAACAAGGCATCTTGAGCTATCCAGTCCCCAAG GCCCAGTCTGTGGCCGCCGTCCCCAGCAAAAAGCGAAAGAAACCTTCAAAGCCAGCCAAGACTAAAAAACATCAGGTTGGACCCCAGAAGAATGAGGTCAGGAAGGAGGCCCCAAGGGAGGAGACCAAGGCTGACACTGAcacagctccagccccagccccagccccagcttcaTTCCCTGCACCTGG GTGCTGTGAGAACTGTGGAATCAGCTTCTCAGGCGATGGTACCAGAAGGCAACGGCTCAAGACATTGTGTAAGGACTGCCGAG CACAGAGAATTGCTTTCAACCGGGAGCAGAGGATGTTTAAG CGTGTGGGCTGCGGGGAGTGTGCAGCATGCCAGGTAACTGAAGACTGTGGGGCCTGCTCCACCTGCCTCTTGCAGCTGCCGCATGATGTAGCCTCAGGGCTATTCTGCAAGTGTGAGCGGAGACGTTGTCTCCGGATCGTGGAAAGG agccgaGGGTGTGGAGTATGCCGGGGCTGTCAGACCCAAGAGGACTGTGGCCGTTGCCGTATCTGCCTACGCCCTCCCCGCCCTGGGCTCAGGCGTCAGTGGAAGTGTGTCCAGCGACGCTGCCTACGG GGTAAACTTGGCCGCCACAGGGGACGCTGTGACGCCAAGAAGGCTGCCCGGCGGCAATCCCGAGCCCAGCcactccctccacctcccccatcACAACCCCCAGAGCCCACAGAGCTG CATCCCAGAGCCCTGGCCCCCTCGCCACCTGCCGAGTTCATCTATTACTGTGTAGAGGAGGACGAGCTA AAGCGGCTGCTACCAAGTGTCTGGTCAGAGTCTGAAGATGGGGCAGGATCGCCCCCACCCTACCGTCGTCGAAAGAGGACCAGCTCTGCTCGAAGGCCCCACCTGGGCCCCACTCTGAAGCACCCCTTGGCAACACGCACAACTAAATCAGGCCGTGCCCAGGCTTTAATGAAACAGGAAGCAGGTGGTGGCTTTGTGCTGCCTCCGCCTGGCACTGACCTTGTGTTTTTACGGGAGGGTGCAAGCAGTCCCGTGCAGGTGCCAGGTCCTGCCACAGCTTCCACAGAGGCCCTGTTGCAG GTGAAGCAAGAGAAGGCGGATGCCCAGGAAGAGTGGACACCGGGCACAGCCACCCTGACTTCTTCTGTATTGGTGCCTGGCTGCCCTAACAAG GCAGTAGACCCAGGCCTGCCACCTGTGAAGCAAGAACCACCTGACCCTGAGGAGGACAAGGCAGAGGAGAACAAGGATGACTCTGCCTCCAAATCAGccccagaggaggaggcaggaggggctggcacACCTGTG ATCACGGAGATTTTCAGCCTGGGTGGAACCCGCTTCCGGGACACAGCAGTCTGGTTGCCAAG GTCCAAGGACCTTAAAAAACCTGGAGCTAGAAAGCAGTAG